The genome window AGTTGATCCTAATTTACTTAAGTTTGAGTCATAGTTATTGTTAGCTTATACAACATGAATTTACTGAACTTACACTCTTCATTTTTCTTATACAAGTCCATATGCAAGTCTAGGATAagcaattaaaaataaaaagtagaCGATGATGCCTTTTAAGGAGGCACTAATTGGCTAAGGTTTAACTTGTACCTATTCTTCTAACTAGGGGTTCATGAAAAcccgaaaaaccgaaccaaaccgaaaaccgactaaaaaatcgatactttttcggtttggtttggtttggttttggttttgaattttaaaaatcgaccAAATTTGGTTTAgttttgattttaataaaaaaaataaccgaaaaaaccgaaccaaaccgaatatagaagtagctatttaaaatttattattatacttatatatatgtatatttatacacaaagtttctaaaattttatgttaCATTTTAATAGTTTGcacttttagtctagttctttgctattataataatctcgTTCTTTGTCTTTATATTCTAGTTTGAttagtagttttcttttgctaagtacaagaatttatttcatgttaaaaataatttatttaattgagTCCTAAAATTATTCATTACTATTTagttcaattatcatcaatatatcttggtaaatgatagatttctcaaagagaaattagtttgatagtgttatgttgaaaatatagtcgccggaatatgtgtttggtagtgtatatctcatatttaagaaaaaaccaataaaaaaccgaaaaatcgacaaaaaccgaatcgataaaaaaccgatttaattggtttggtttggttccaatatttgaaaactGTCtcacttggtttggtttctttttaggaaaaaacCGATCCAAACCAAACCACGAACGCCCCTACATTTCTAACTGCTTGATAATGGTCTTATTATATATTTCTTGCGATAGTTTTACTTTTAAACAGTCATTTGGTTCTATTGTTATACATCTTGGATTATATATTTTCAACACCATTCATGCTAAAAAGACTCAGTTCCAAGTTGATGATATTTGTAAAATTGATTAAAAGAATAAGTATGACCTACCcattataaaataaaatcttaCAAAAGCTTCTAAGTTTATATTTAACAAATATAATACCTGTAGGTGGTGGGATTCAAATATATGCTTAAACCGTCACAGTAATTAAAACAAGCCAATTTGTAAGATTGTTATCCTAAGCAGAAAAGAGTGATGTTGATTTTAGATAGTTAATATTTTATGTAACATTTTGGTGAACTTTGGATTTACATGAAAGGCCCTCAATATTCTACAAATTTAGTGAAATAGATTAAAGTAATGAGGAACAATATTGGAAAACTAAAACTAAGAGAATACTAAATATTGGCAATTCTATTGGTATTATAATTAGTTGCATGACCTCCTTTAACCCAAAAAGAGaagaatttttcttttctttaaattcttttctttttcggtTAGGCGTGGATTCTATAACTCTAACATAGTAATCAAGCGCGGAACTATAATTTTAAGTTTATGGGTTGTAAAATTATtgaattctaaattaataatttttgtatataatgaATTTTTTCATGATAAATAGAAGGTTTAAACCATAACTACTGAGTTCAGCTGTACCCGCTTGCTCAGCCTGAAATAGTAACATGAAAATCTATGAATTCAAGGAACGACAATAAGATTTTTTTCAGACGCAAGTTCCTTTGTCAATTACAAATCACCTTTTAGATTATACACCTTAAAAATCCGAGATACGTTAGTTTCCTGAGTGAGTGAATGATGTTTTTCAAGTGTAATATCATGATAGTGCAAAATTACAGTTAAAAAAATTGGGTAAGATCCACCGAAGTGGGTAGCCTTAACCGGATGTGTCTGGTAACAGGTTAAGCCCGAAGGCTGTTCCCGTCCCTGTCAGGGGAGATGCCAACCGTCTCTCCTTTCTACGAACACAGGCTATAAAATGGTACGTATTGCATATCAACAGACACAAATATCACTAAACCGTCGATGTGGGATTGCTGGTAAGGTTTGTCTCTCTTTTCACTTCCAACGTTTTCACCTTAAAAAATCACGAAATTGGAAGACGCTACTATTTCCCGGTTTTATGCTTCTCTAGAATGTGACAATCTGTGCATCATTTACAGAACTTTAACAAACTGTAAAAGCACAAAAACATGAGTAGGGAGAAGGATCTGACACTGACTTTTTCGAGGTAGGGCTTCGACCCATATCTACCCAAACTCCTCCAACTGCTGGGTGGGTCATATTCATGGACTGGCAAAGCAAAATCCCAATTTGATCAGGAGAGCCTAGAGAGCTCTCTATCTTTCCCCAAATTCCGACTAGTGCACTTCTTTTTCTAGACCAATCTGAATTCCACAAGTTGAATAGTAAGTAGCTAGGCGGATTTCAACACATGCTGCATTGAGAATCTCCAAAGAAATTGAAAGCGCCTATGATAGTGTATGATCATTCCCATTTGTGACCGTCGGAATGTCTTCCATTCCAGAAGAGATTGTAATTTCACCCTTTCTCCCATTATCATCTCTTTATGGGAATTGCATTTAAGGAATTTTGTTAGTCATGCATTGTCAAAGTAGCGTCTGGGAAGTTACTGCTTCTTTATGGAATTACATTTGATGTTTCACTGAAGGATTTATAAGTGTAATGTAGTAGCACTTGAAACACTCAAAATTCAAACAATAACGTTGTACAGCAAAAGAGAATTACACGATTGTAGGTTTCACTCCAAAAATTAAAcgattcttttcttttcttttcttttctttaggcAGAGAATAAGATCGGAAAAAGATTACAAATAACAGAGATATTCTTAGGATACAagtttttattaaataaaaaccATAACACTCATCACACAATTTCACCTATTCACAGCAGTCACTAATGCAGCAATACCTGATGCCTTATTGTGCCTTAAATATACAGCTTCTGTATATTTCCTATTTCCTACGCTACCACTCAAGAGGGTGATATAGACGGACGATAAGCTTCTGCAGACACACAACAAATGCCATGACTTGACCACAAGGAAGGATTCAGCTTTTCCGACCAAACAAGAGAAGTTTTCTGAATCCTTTGGTAACTTTAAGAGAGCTTTCATCAGTTATCCATTTTCTTCTCGCGTTATTTGCCTCGAGGTTCATTTCATTATTTGGAGGAGGCGTAGAGACTTCATTAGAGATGATCTCTTGGCATTCTGTAGGCTCCACACTTATGTTACTGTCCTCATGCATTATGGAAGCAGAGGAACTCAGAGGATTGACGGGCGACGGATTACCATTCACTTGAGGACTAACTCCAATATCATCATCAGCTGCTGAGCTTTCATCTTCAGATAGTACAAACCTTACCTTGTTAGAACTTTGTTTCTTTTCATCTTTCAAATGTTCAGCAGAAAGCACAGGTATATCCTTCTTCTCATTGAATGATATGCTACGTACCTCCTCCGTGTTCTTAGCATCAACAGTCTCATTAGAAAGCTGTGGTCTTAGTTCAGATCCGTGTTCATTTGACATTAACATTATGTCACCCTTGCCATCTTTTACCTTCTGAGAATTAGATGCAGAAAAATCTTTTGCATTAACTTTTGTATCCGAAGGCTTGACCTGATGACTTTTTGAATCTGAAGGCTTGATCTTACGTGGACCTTTCTTACTCTCATTTCCAGCTGACTTCTGTAATGGAGCAATCGCTTTATTCTCCTTTTGACTTGCTTTCCTACTTGGAGTAGTTTTTGACTCAATTGATCGATCCTTAGCTGTCCTTGTAGCTGAAAGGCGATCTATAGTGGAACTCTTACAAAGTGGTTTATGTAGTCTATTGGTTGCCTCAGTTGGAGCCTCAGGTTTTGGCTTCTCAACTTTTGAAGATGTGGCTGACTCTTTTGCATACTTCCTTGTAGTCGGTTTGGTAAAACCAGTGGTACCACTTCTTTCTGCAATTCTCTTTTGGCGCTGCAATAATGATTGTTCCAATTTCTTTCTACTTTCCTCGTCCTGTCAGCAACATAGAGAAATTTaaatagtaacaataataataagaatGATTGATGAAAAGAACAGGAAAAACCATCCCTTGGAAGAGGGTTTTCtaatcttttcttttccttcttcttgTTGAGATATGATGATATGCTGTTCATGATAAAATCTCTCTAAACAAGGCAGATTAATCTTAACTAATCATATCGAGCAGCTCTACTTAGACTAGAAACTGAATATTCATCTTCCTCTCAAACGACACATTTCTTGAAAAAAGTTTCACTTAAACATAGATCCAGCAAAATTGAGTGAacataaattatattaaaaagatAGAGATGCAAGGTTAACAAAAGTGGACCCTTATTAGATGTCCATGCACTGCAGTACAGACTGTCCATACCTTCTCAGCTTTGCTCTTTTGCAATGTGGTTCTATTACTTGCAGAAGGAGAtttcttgattcttgaagatatCTCAGATTTTGTCCTTCCAAGAGATCCAACTGAAGCTTTAGATTTTGGTTCTTTGCCAACTCCCTTTCGTCCAAAGTCCTTACCGGTCTTTTTGGTTTCTTCATCATTTTGTGGAAGCTTCATATCAGTAGGTCTGACATCACAGTGAATTTTAAGAGTTTCAGACAAGAAGACATCATTTTCGTAATCTATTTCAGGATTCCAAGAAGCTGGAACTTGCTCAGCAGTTGAAGCACTTCCAAGCACCATGAAAAGGTCATTTGGTTCACATGTATCAGAAGAATCAAGCTTATCTTTTACTACATGATTAGGCATGTTGTGCTTAACTTGTTCAGCTCCGACGATGTCTGAAACCATGAAAATGTCTGTCTGTTGGTGATAATCAGACGCGGTATCAACTGAATGGGATTGAACCATAATGGAGTCATCAAATAGAATGCCATTCTTATCTTTCCCCGTCTCCAAAGCATAATCTCCAACAAAGATATTTTGATCTGAGATTTCTCCTTGACGTATTGATTTATTCAGTAGATTACCAGCTAACCAATCCTCCTCTTTGTGGTTCTTAAGGACAACTGATTCAGTGGCACCATTGGACAAGATAGACTGAGGATAGCGATCTGACTCCTGTGTTCTATGTGAAAATAACAACTCTTCTTCTGTGCTTTCTCTTCTATTAACTGGTCGAAAACTTTTTTCTTCCCCAATGTTTTGTTGAGGCACTTTATCTTCATGTCCTAGTTGTCTCTCAGTCACAATAAGAGAATCGGCTGATGGAGTCCATTGCTTTAATAAACCTTCTGATCTAACATTGGATGCAGGTGCTACATCTTCCACAAAGCTCTTTGACCCCGTGTCATTGGCCCTTGAATCTGCATCTTGCATAAGAATGTTCTGGAAGATATCCCAATTCTTACCGATGTTTTCTTCTCTGGTAACTTCATCCTTAGTACTCCCCTTAGAAGCCCCATTTGAGATATTGCCACTTTTTTTTACCTTCTTTCCATCTCGTTTCTTCTTGTTGCGAGACGTTGAGTTGTGGTGCCTCTCCCATGATCCAACTGCTTCTTCTACCTGCTTTCTGAGGGAACCTGCATCCTCATCGGCAGAACTATCCTCAGTGCTGCTGTCAGTTTGCTCATTTCTATTCGAAGCTATGTAGTTTATGTTGCGGATAACAACTTTTCTTGATGAACTTTTCCCATGCTTCTTGGTCTGAAGGTTGTCAATAGGCAGCTGCGTTTTCTTGTCATCCTCATAATCATCAGAATCACTGTTAGAGGCTGAATTGTTGCTTTCATGTTTATCATCTTCTGTTGAATTAATTGGTCCCCTCCCATTTGAATATTTCTTCTTGTTCTTGGAAGGTGGTTTATTCTTCCAATTATAATCTGATTCATGACCAGGACCTCGAATAGAATCTTCCGCATTTGCAGGCCATGGCATTCCAGGATAGTAAGTTGGATTAGCCTGCATGCCCGAAAACATGTATCCTGGATATGGTGGCATTTGTTGAAATGcaggattttgaaaattttgcatgtaAGGTGGTAGATTGTTTGGCCATATTGCTTGTGATTTTCCATCTGTAGAGTGCATTTGGATTGGTGGTGGTAATCCATTTTCTGCAATTCCACATACAAAAGCAGCAGAGTTTAGCCATCACACAAGCAAGATGGTTCACAAAAATGAATATAAACAATGTGAAAAGACTCATATTCATGGTAAACATAACTGAGGTATGTCATCATGGAAGCTATTTACTATTACAAGTGAAACAAATATGGAAAATATTGTCATATATACCTTGATTAGTATCTAAACTTGCATGACTTATGGTATCAGATGTCGAAGCATCAATAGAACCATTCTGTTTTCTGCTGGAGAGACCGATATTTTGATTGTTCAACATGATATCTTGAGTAACATCACTATGTTCAGCAGCAAGCATGATTCCAGATCTACCGAAATATGACAATTCAGGAGAGTAGGCCTGAAGAGCTGccacttcatccatccagatcccGTCATCTCTCTTTTTGTTACACAGCTCCATAAATTTAATGCATGCTTCCCTAGATGGAGGCAGAAGTGTTTTTCAGTACTCATCCACTATTGGGAAAAGGTACAGATAGTATCTTCAAAATCCACTGGTCCGCACTAAATTGGAATTAGTATGACATGGTTAGAGAGTAAGAGCAAAGAATAGAATCAAGCAGTATTCTGGTTACCAAAGATAAGGTGTTGTCAGAAGAGCAACTAAACAGAATAAAGAGAAACCAACAGGAATTAGCTAAAACATTTAGAtagaaaatagaaagaaagaaagaaattatGAGAAGTGTTTaatcagatggatgtaaagagAAATATTCTCCTACAAGCTTTATCTAGGTAAGCCTTTCAAAGGAAATGTAACCTTAATTATAAGTAGGCACTCATTGATAGATATTAAAATGGTGCATCTACCATCTTAATTAGTTCGGTAAACAAAGAGATTAACGCGTTTCAGCAGAACGAATGACTAGCCTGCAATCTCCCTCTCTGCTCCAGTTTTTGGTGTAATTCATGGCGCAAACAAAAAGGCTCCACTAAATAATCCTTTTATATTCCCCAATGAACTAAATCCACAAGATTAATGCAAATTAGGTTCACAGTTTCTATTTAGATGTCACAATTGGCTGCATTCAAGTCCTACCTTAAACGTAGAGCTCCAAAAGCATTAGCAAAAGATATGAGGTCATCCAAATTGTCCATATCAAAGCCAGATACCAAAGCACGAGCATAAGCCATTGCTTGCTCTCTCCTTAAAACTGCTTTTCTGCTTTCGAGAACACGTTGAAGACGAATCCTATCCATAGCAAAGAGCACACAGTCATATAAGTTGAATCCCCTTCCTTTCTAGTAATGTTGTAATGATTTGACAAAACACAAGAGCTTACTTGGGATTTTCTTCTTGTGCAGCGTCACCAATACCATCAGATTCACCTTTGAACTTCAGTATCAAATTGTCAGTTACTAATGAGTAAGAATGTCCAGCAAACATGAGATGAAACATAGTTTTATCGAATTCACATATTGATATACCTTTGGAAAACCAGCAGAGAATTTGGAATCTCCATCAAAAGCTGATGCATTTCCTGAAGATTAAATAAGAAGAACCTCAAAACGCTGCATCAATCTGTTTCTTATAAATCTCAGTTGTCACCCTAAAAGAATAGGCTGAAGCCTGTCTATTGTAATTGCACTGTGACAACACATATTTGACTTCATGGCACATCACATAAACATGAGCAACCACTATTGTCAAAAACTGAACAAACAAAGAACAAAAATTTTATCTCCTCAATTCTAATCTTTTTACTCCTTTTGTTAATAGACGAATTCAATACTTTTGATAAGCTAATTTGCaggacggagagagagagagagagatcgagAAATCTGTGTAGACTAAAGCAGATGACCAGAACTGAGATCAATTGAAATACACacattcacacacacacacacacatagggGCTAGGGCGACGAATTAAGTGTGCATCAGGTGCAGGGACCTAACACGAATATGTTGGTGAACATACCTTCAGCATTGATAGTGCCATTTGCTTGTTCATTAGATTGAACTGAGCTCTCAATCTGCGTAATTTCTCTTTCTATGGTTACAAATCGCTCAAGAATTTCAGGAGTACTAACAAATCCCACAAACCTGAGGATGTTGAAAAACATAGCATAGCAGCCCAGTAAACATCGCAAAAAGCAATGACAAGAAAAATAATAGGAGGTAACAAAAGTTGGATGATTATTTggacaagaaaaatataaaatgaaaagCTAATAGAAGGTAAAAAAGCTGTGCTTTACCTTTGTAAAGTAGCTTTAGTGAACCAATAAGCATTAGTTGGTGAAGGTCGAAGAGTAATGGAATAACCCCCTTTAGAAATTTGATCTTTAGCTGATTTGAGATGTGTAATAAAAGGCTCAAGTAAACCAGAAGCTAATTTCTCCGAATTGTTACCAGCATAGATTACAAGATCGCATCTTTGAACATTCAATCAAATTTGAAACAATATCAATGTTAGATCCCAAGAACAGTTGACATTAACATGAATTGAATAGTAGTAAATAAATACCTGGTTCTTGTTGGGGTGAGCTGAAACAAAGCATAATCCAGACGGGTCCTGGAATCCATATAGCTTATATTTGACAGATATaaaatcttggaaaatacccaCAAAGAAAGGACCACAATTTCACTCTTTTCTCATTGTGAATATGGAGAGAGTGAGATGATGGGTTGATCAGCAAGAGGAAGCACGAGTGTGAGACACACAGAGGGATTTCTTGATTCAAAAGTGGGGTT of Nicotiana tomentosiformis chromosome 7, ASM39032v3, whole genome shotgun sequence contains these proteins:
- the LOC104089362 gene encoding COP1-interacting protein 7 isoform X2, whose amino-acid sequence is MDSRTRLDYALFQLTPTRTRCDLVIYAGNNSEKLASGLLEPFITHLKSAKDQISKGGYSITLRPSPTNAYWFTKATLQRFVGFVSTPEILERFVTIEREITQIESSVQSNEGNASAFDGDSKFSAGFPKFKGESDGIGDAAQEENPKIRLQRVLESRKAVLRREQAMAYARALVSGFDMDNLDDLISFANAFGALRLREACIKFMELCNKKRDDGIWMDEVAALQAYSPELSYFGRSGIMLAAEHSDVTQDIMLNNQNIGLSSRKQNGSIDASTSDTISHASLDTNQENGLPPPIQMHSTDGKSQAIWPNNLPPYMQNFQNPAFQQMPPYPGYMFSGMQANPTYYPGMPWPANAEDSIRGPGHESDYNWKNKPPSKNKKKYSNGRGPINSTEDDKHESNNSASNSDSDDYEDDKKTQLPIDNLQTKKHGKSSSRKVVIRNINYIASNRNEQTDSSTEDSSADEDAGSLRKQVEEAVGSWERHHNSTSRNKKKRDGKKVKKSGNISNGASKGSTKDEVTREENIGKNWDIFQNILMQDADSRANDTGSKSFVEDVAPASNVRSEGLLKQWTPSADSLIVTERQLGHEDKVPQQNIGEEKSFRPVNRRESTEEELLFSHRTQESDRYPQSILSNGATESVVLKNHKEEDWLAGNLLNKSIRQGEISDQNIFVGDYALETGKDKNGILFDDSIMVQSHSVDTASDYHQQTDIFMVSDIVGAEQVKHNMPNHVVKDKLDSSDTCEPNDLFMVLGSASTAEQVPASWNPEIDYENDVFLSETLKIHCDVRPTDMKLPQNDEETKKTGKDFGRKGVGKEPKSKASVGSLGRTKSEISSRIKKSPSASNRTTLQKSKAEKDEESRKKLEQSLLQRQKRIAERSGTTGFTKPTTRKYAKESATSSKVEKPKPEAPTEATNRLHKPLCKSSTIDRLSATRTAKDRSIESKTTPSRKASQKENKAIAPLQKSAGNESKKGPRKIKPSDSKSHQVKPSDTKVNAKDFSASNSQKVKDGKGDIMLMSNEHGSELRPQLSNETVDAKNTEEVRSISFNEKKDIPVLSAEHLKDEKKQSSNKVRFVLSEDESSAADDDIGVSPQVNGNPSPVNPLSSSASIMHEDSNISVEPTECQEIISNEVSTPPPNNEMNLEANNARRKWITDESSLKVTKGFRKLLLFGRKS
- the LOC104089362 gene encoding COP1-interacting protein 7 isoform X1, giving the protein MDSRTRLDYALFQLTPTRTRCDLVIYAGNNSEKLASGLLEPFITHLKSAKDQISKGGYSITLRPSPTNAYWFTKATLQRFVGFVSTPEILERFVTIEREITQIESSVQSNEQANGTINAEGNASAFDGDSKFSAGFPKFKGESDGIGDAAQEENPKIRLQRVLESRKAVLRREQAMAYARALVSGFDMDNLDDLISFANAFGALRLREACIKFMELCNKKRDDGIWMDEVAALQAYSPELSYFGRSGIMLAAEHSDVTQDIMLNNQNIGLSSRKQNGSIDASTSDTISHASLDTNQENGLPPPIQMHSTDGKSQAIWPNNLPPYMQNFQNPAFQQMPPYPGYMFSGMQANPTYYPGMPWPANAEDSIRGPGHESDYNWKNKPPSKNKKKYSNGRGPINSTEDDKHESNNSASNSDSDDYEDDKKTQLPIDNLQTKKHGKSSSRKVVIRNINYIASNRNEQTDSSTEDSSADEDAGSLRKQVEEAVGSWERHHNSTSRNKKKRDGKKVKKSGNISNGASKGSTKDEVTREENIGKNWDIFQNILMQDADSRANDTGSKSFVEDVAPASNVRSEGLLKQWTPSADSLIVTERQLGHEDKVPQQNIGEEKSFRPVNRRESTEEELLFSHRTQESDRYPQSILSNGATESVVLKNHKEEDWLAGNLLNKSIRQGEISDQNIFVGDYALETGKDKNGILFDDSIMVQSHSVDTASDYHQQTDIFMVSDIVGAEQVKHNMPNHVVKDKLDSSDTCEPNDLFMVLGSASTAEQVPASWNPEIDYENDVFLSETLKIHCDVRPTDMKLPQNDEETKKTGKDFGRKGVGKEPKSKASVGSLGRTKSEISSRIKKSPSASNRTTLQKSKAEKDEESRKKLEQSLLQRQKRIAERSGTTGFTKPTTRKYAKESATSSKVEKPKPEAPTEATNRLHKPLCKSSTIDRLSATRTAKDRSIESKTTPSRKASQKENKAIAPLQKSAGNESKKGPRKIKPSDSKSHQVKPSDTKVNAKDFSASNSQKVKDGKGDIMLMSNEHGSELRPQLSNETVDAKNTEEVRSISFNEKKDIPVLSAEHLKDEKKQSSNKVRFVLSEDESSAADDDIGVSPQVNGNPSPVNPLSSSASIMHEDSNISVEPTECQEIISNEVSTPPPNNEMNLEANNARRKWITDESSLKVTKGFRKLLLFGRKS